The following coding sequences lie in one Streptomyces venezuelae genomic window:
- a CDS encoding Rv3654c family TadE-like protein yields the protein MAVLGVICGAVLAMTQVVVARHRAGGAADLAALAAADRWAAGSDEACAGAGRVAAAQGARVVRCGVRGETSAVSVSSSAGPFTVTVRARAGPVMSPRSPLRRPAG from the coding sequence ATGGCCGTACTCGGCGTGATCTGCGGTGCGGTGCTCGCGATGACGCAGGTCGTCGTGGCCCGGCACCGGGCGGGCGGCGCGGCGGATCTGGCGGCGCTCGCGGCGGCGGACCGGTGGGCGGCGGGGTCCGACGAGGCGTGTGCGGGGGCGGGGAGGGTGGCTGCGGCGCAGGGTGCGCGGGTTGTTCGGTGCGGGGTGCGGGGCGAGACCTCGGCGGTCTCGGTCTCTTCCTCGGCGGGGCCCTTCACCGTGACGGTGCGGGCCCGGGCGGGGCCGGTGATGTCCCCTCGGTCGCCCCTGCGGCGCCCTGCCGGGTAG
- a CDS encoding type II secretion system F family protein translates to MTPAGTASAAYVLVGGVPGALAAAVVGYLAWRNVRQKRTPSLDRREETHEAARQLPLAADLLAACIASGAGPLAAAHAVGESLRGPIGARLSRGAAEVRLGGEPRAAWRQLSEIPGAAPLARLLERAGDSGAPTADPVARLAADARADRARAATAEARKAAVLMTAPVGLCFLPAFVAVGVLPVVIGLAEGLLSTG, encoded by the coding sequence TTGACGCCGGCCGGGACGGCGAGCGCGGCCTATGTGTTGGTGGGCGGCGTGCCGGGGGCGCTGGCCGCGGCGGTCGTCGGATACCTCGCCTGGCGCAACGTCCGGCAGAAACGCACACCATCGCTGGACCGGCGCGAAGAGACACACGAGGCGGCCCGCCAACTACCGCTGGCAGCTGACCTTCTGGCGGCGTGCATCGCATCCGGTGCGGGCCCGCTGGCGGCGGCGCACGCGGTGGGGGAGTCCTTGCGGGGGCCGATCGGCGCACGGCTGTCCCGGGGCGCGGCAGAGGTACGCCTGGGAGGCGAACCAAGGGCCGCATGGCGCCAGTTGAGCGAAATACCGGGTGCCGCGCCCCTGGCCCGCCTCCTGGAGCGCGCGGGTGACTCCGGCGCACCGACGGCGGATCCGGTGGCCCGCCTCGCCGCGGATGCCAGGGCGGACCGCGCCAGGGCGGCGACGGCCGAGGCGCGCAAGGCGGCGGTCCTGATGACGGCCCCGGTCGGCCTGTGCTTCCTGCCGGCGTTCGTGGCGGTCGGGGTGCTGCCGGTGGTGATCGGCCTGGCGGAGGGGCTGTTGAGCACGGGATGA
- a CDS encoding DUF4244 domain-containing protein, which produces MRRLSVLSPRTWRSLKPPGSDAGMVTSEYAMGLIAAVGFAGLLYKVVTSGQVKAALQGLVERALDVPF; this is translated from the coding sequence ATGCGAAGGCTGAGCGTTCTGAGTCCGCGGACATGGCGGTCGCTGAAGCCACCGGGCTCGGATGCGGGGATGGTGACGTCCGAGTACGCCATGGGCTTGATCGCGGCGGTGGGCTTCGCCGGCCTGCTCTACAAGGTGGTGACGAGCGGGCAGGTCAAGGCGGCGCTGCAGGGGCTGGTGGAGAGGGCGCTCGATGTGCCGTTCTGA
- a CDS encoding TadE family type IV pilus minor pilin, which translates to MCRSEAGLQGRRWHARFRVRFPRPSDRGFVTAEAAVVLPTLVLFTMALIWTLLAASAQIQCVDAARAGARAAARQDPDDVAMAAARQAAPRGASVSVRRDADLVRVEVVADAPGPEVLGLGLRLRSEAVALAEESVGVAV; encoded by the coding sequence ATGTGCCGTTCTGAGGCGGGGCTCCAAGGCCGAAGGTGGCACGCCCGATTCCGGGTGCGCTTTCCTCGCCCGTCGGACCGGGGCTTCGTGACGGCGGAGGCGGCCGTGGTGCTGCCGACGCTGGTGCTCTTCACGATGGCGTTGATCTGGACGCTGCTGGCGGCCTCCGCGCAGATCCAGTGCGTGGACGCCGCCAGGGCGGGGGCGCGGGCGGCGGCCCGACAGGACCCCGACGACGTGGCCATGGCCGCGGCTCGGCAGGCGGCGCCGCGCGGGGCGAGCGTGTCCGTGCGGCGTGACGCCGACCTCGTACGGGTCGAGGTCGTGGCGGACGCGCCCGGTCCCGAGGTGCTGGGCCTGGGCCTGCGTCTGCGGTCCGAAGCGGTGGCGCTGGCGGAGGAAAGCGTGGGGGTGGCCGTATGA